In Pseudonocardia sp. C8, one genomic interval encodes:
- a CDS encoding alpha/beta fold hydrolase: protein MAFSDALGTEREVVLAGGRIRYRERGEGPPVVFVHGLLANADLWRDVVPGLAATGLRCVAPDWPFGAHTVPVPDADLSPPGAAALIGEFLERTDLREVTLVANDTGGAIVQILMASRPERVARVVLTPSDSFERFFPPLFGYLPHLARVPGTVELLLRAIAVPALARLPFAFGGLARTRLPDDLIAGVTVPGRRDPAVRDDLRRFLRGVDRRHTIAAARALSGFDRPVLLVWAVEDRIFPISLAHRLAGLLPRARIVAVHRSRTFVPIDRPDRLIEEIREFVRAERVDVTEADPG, encoded by the coding sequence ATGGCGTTCAGCGATGCACTGGGCACGGAACGAGAGGTCGTGCTCGCCGGCGGCCGGATCCGGTACCGGGAGCGGGGTGAGGGGCCGCCGGTCGTGTTCGTGCACGGCCTGCTCGCCAACGCCGACCTGTGGCGGGACGTCGTGCCGGGGCTCGCCGCGACCGGGCTGCGTTGCGTGGCACCGGACTGGCCCTTCGGGGCGCACACCGTCCCGGTCCCGGACGCCGACCTGAGCCCGCCGGGCGCGGCCGCGCTGATCGGGGAGTTCCTCGAGCGCACGGACCTGCGCGAGGTCACGCTCGTCGCGAACGACACCGGCGGGGCGATCGTGCAGATCCTCATGGCGTCCCGGCCGGAACGCGTCGCACGGGTCGTCCTGACACCCTCGGACTCGTTCGAGCGGTTCTTCCCGCCGCTGTTCGGCTACCTGCCGCACCTGGCGCGGGTGCCCGGGACGGTCGAGCTGTTGCTCCGGGCGATCGCGGTTCCGGCACTCGCGCGGTTGCCGTTCGCGTTCGGCGGGCTTGCCCGTACCCGGCTGCCGGACGACCTGATCGCGGGGGTGACCGTGCCCGGACGCCGGGACCCCGCGGTGCGCGACGACCTGCGTCGCTTCCTGCGCGGGGTGGATCGGCGGCACACCATCGCCGCGGCACGGGCGCTGTCCGGCTTCGACCGCCCCGTCCTGCTGGTGTGGGCGGTGGAGGACCGGATCTTCCCGATCTCGCTGGCGCACCGGCTCGCCGGGCTGCTGCCCCGGGCCCGGATCGTGGCCGTCCACCGATCCCGTACGTTCGTCCCGATCGACCGGCCGGACCGGCTGATCGAGGAGATCCGGGAGTTCGTGCGTGCCGAACGAGTCGACGTCACCGAGGCGGACCCAGGCTGA
- a CDS encoding TetR/AcrR family transcriptional regulator, whose translation MPNESTSPRRTQADRRRATRDALLAAGRRLFAERGVGAVAAAELVEAAGVTRGALYHHFDDKNDLFRAVFEGIERDLRDEFTARADAAGSAVEGLVTAVGWFLDACERPEVHRICLLDAPAVLGWERWRAIEREHALGALTERLGAAAAETGTELPGPVDVVASLLFSAVIEAALAIGHAADPAAERARVEPALYGLAARTLGIRPG comes from the coding sequence GTGCCGAACGAGTCGACGTCACCGAGGCGGACCCAGGCTGACCGCCGCCGGGCGACCCGGGACGCCCTGCTCGCCGCCGGACGGCGCCTGTTCGCCGAGCGCGGCGTCGGCGCGGTCGCGGCGGCCGAGCTGGTCGAGGCCGCGGGAGTCACCCGCGGGGCGCTCTACCATCACTTCGACGACAAGAACGACCTGTTCCGGGCGGTGTTCGAGGGCATCGAGCGGGACCTGCGTGACGAGTTCACCGCGCGTGCGGACGCGGCCGGCTCGGCCGTCGAGGGCCTGGTCACCGCGGTCGGGTGGTTCCTCGACGCCTGCGAGCGCCCCGAGGTCCACCGGATCTGCCTGCTCGACGCGCCGGCCGTGCTCGGGTGGGAGCGGTGGCGCGCGATCGAGCGTGAGCATGCCCTCGGTGCCCTGACCGAGCGGCTCGGCGCGGCCGCCGCGGAGACCGGTACCGAGTTGCCCGGGCCGGTGGACGTCGTCGCGTCGCTGCTGTTCAGCGCGGTGATCGAGGCCGCGCTGGCGATCGGGCACGCCGCCGACCCGGCTGCCGAGCGCGCCCGGGTCGAGCCGGC